The genomic region tacatctattatataacatTCATTGTGTGGGACAAGATTCGGATGTCTACCTATCTGGCTGtctattctatttatctatcaacacGTGTGTTTTAAGGTGGATTTCCGTCAATTTCGACGATGACTTGTTCGGTAATTGTCAGTCAATTCACCGTGGCATAATTGTTGGTGAGGCTTGGTCTTTGAATTATTTGTTCCAAAACATTCCACGACTCAACACaagtctaccatatatatatatatattggtaaagaatacgtacacccgggGTTTAGGGCTAGGAATCTGTCCacagacgtgcaaccaaacgcataccctccatcagacacctaccatactctgagcgccttgtttccctgggcatggattcactgaagctctggcgacggacttgctaaacacccacaaagttatcaaccacctcaccaacaacacctTTTTgttctccatgtgtccaacacgcGTGGACAtgactacaaagtcagaaaacaacacagctcccatgactttcggaaacattttttcacgctcagagttgctgaagcatggaataaactgcctgcgtcagttgttgactgccataacactgcatcctttaaggccctcatgctttccgaaatccgccgaaactacacctgattatacatacactttagatgagttgtagtgcacctgagcactgtacacaattattattgggttagggttacgccgaaGACGGGGGGTGTCTGTATTCTTTACCTGCTTCTGTTCAGCTTTCTCCCAGAGATTCCTACTAACCCATCAGTAATAAGCTTTCGGCTTGGACCAAAATAGTTTATTTCATGATTTCGCTGTTCCATCATGTAAAAAAGaatcaccctttttttttttctatctgtaaATCACATATACGATGTTGATGTTGGGCGCACATTAGCCCCTAAAAAATATTTCCCATGCTATGCGTGAAGTATATTTCTTGCGTTCGTTTAAATTTTAGATTGCTATGAATTATTATTGTTCTGATGAGACGAATAAGGTTAGGATTTACGAAAGTAAAACCGGTGTATTATATACCACAAGAAGGCTTACAACCATCAgacatttcaaaatattgtttcGTAGATGATAATGTGCctgctatgataggaattgtttctgtttttagatttcactattattattattctgtctgatagcaagttttctgaaaggtgggtgaagtGTGCAAGaatggcctgtataaatggaccaattctgaggttttCACCTGTAATgaagaaaggggctctctaccccccttttgaccaggctcctgtggcttttatgggttagaTATTATGtagtataaaaaaagaaaggggctctctacccccccccccttttgaccaggctcccgtgacTTTTATGGGTTAGATATTATGtagtataaaaaaagaaaggggctctctacccccccctTTTGACctggctcccgtggcttttatgggttagaTATTATGtagtataaaaaaagaaaggggctctctaccccccttttgactaggctcccgtggcttttatgggtttttccacgtgagaccttttctttttttcgaagcgtctcctctattgggagttttataaattgttgaattttttcgttgttgtaaagcttgtttacacggacttttttctttcgaaaaacaGACAAAcccttttgtaacctttcgtcctgttttgtccctttatgttttctaatcatgtttgtcagcccttgtggccaataaaaagaattaattattatcattatttttatcatccaaCATTTCAGATGAGGTCAAAAGCAGTAAAAACTGGCAGCGAAAGTTCAACGGCTGATGAAGTTAAATCGGATTTACTAAGCTCTGGTTCTCGGACGAGACCAAGATCGGCGCAGAAGAACTACTATGAATCTGGTAACTCCGACGATTCTAGCAGTGATGGGGACGAAGAGCAGCAAAACTGGAAACCAAAGATTCAAAGACCCTTCAGTAAAGCAAGAAGAAGCGAAGAAACTGATAGCTTTAGTTCAGAAGATGATTTCGAGCCGGAAGCTAAAAAAATTAAATCGAAGAAACTTGGTCAGAATCGAAGTGGCCAGAAGGCCAAAACGAAACTACGAATTCCTATAACAAATAGCAACAGGACCAGACGGGGTAAAAATAAGGATGATGAGAAGGAAGAGGGTTCGAGTGAGGATGAAGAGAGGAAAGGGATGAAAATGGGGTTTAGTTATAATTCTAAGAGTCTTTTATTGAGCAGTGAAGGAAGTGACTCTGATGTTCCTGAGCCTAATTCTTCATTTCTTAAACGTGATGCTTTGGAAAAATGTAAGCAGGACATTGTGGGCCGTCATGAAAGGGAGCAAAAGCAGGCAGAGGTGGGTAAAGAGCAAGATGTtaagggctctggtgaaaatagGGCAGCTGAGGAATCGAAGGGGAATATAAAAAGTTCTGTCTTTAATGAATTTTTGTTGGGTGTGAAAGATGTGAATGTCGATAAATGTGGCACTGAATCAAAAGCTGAGGTGGATGAGAAAAATGTGACTCGTTTGAAAACCTCCGAGAAGGTTGGTGAACCCAGCAAGGGCAAAAGCTCGAcgaagaagaaagataaaaaagaattaGCGGCTGGTTCGAAATCTAAAGGGCCTCATCACGTCAAAGGTGGGGGTAACGATGACGAAGGAGGTTCTGAAGTTggtggaaagaaaggaaaacgaaCGAATCAGAGAAAGACAAATGTGAAGAAGAAGGAAACGGTAAAAGCTGGTGATGTGAAAAAAAAGGGGGCAATTGATGAGGATGATATCAGGGCTATGCTGATAAAGGTTGAAGGGAACAAGCATCTGAGGGAGCAGAATATGGCAGGGACCACTGAAGATTCGAGTGACTCAGCGTGGGAAGAAGTGGCTGGTAAgttcattctttttttgtttttttttctgttacagtcgttggactgtggccatgctggagcaccggtttgaagtgtttagtcgatcaaatcaaccctggtacttttttttttttttttgtaagtcttgtatttaatatatcggtctcttatgctgaaactactaagttacggggatgtgaacaaaccaacttTGGTTGTCAGGCATtgcggtgagggacaaacacacacagagacatgcgcACATGAAGATacaagttatagggatgtaaacaaaccaactctggttTGAAGCCTTGCCATGAAACTAGACAGAGGCATGCACAcagttgacaaattaagtaccagttacacactggaggtcgatataatcgacttaattcctttgtctgtccttgtttgtcccctctgtgtttagccccttgtgtgggtagtaaagaaataggtatttcatctgccgttacgttctgagttcaaattccgccgaggtcgactttgcctttcatgtgtgtgtggctCCCAGgtacagtcatggctgtgtggtaacaagctcgcttctcaaccatatacctccgggttcagttccactgtgtggcaccttcggcaagtgtcttctactatagccttgagccaggctcgattaaacaagtaccagttacgcactggagtcaatgtaatagaATTACCCCCCTCCCTGcagatttcaggctttgtgcttataacagaaaggattctTATCTCCGTTGTTCCGCAGATGACCCGACCTGTGCCTCCAGCAGTACAAGACAGCCCCAGGAATCCATTGAAATCACACTGGAACATGAGGAGtggatgaagaggaagaagaaaaagttgAGTAGCAGCCTCTTGGATTCTTTGATTTCTGTGTATCTGTTGAGTTGTGTGTTAAAAGGGATTTTGCTAATGTTTTTAGCAAATCAAATGACCATGTagaggcatacatatatgtatgtatatgtgtatatatgggaggcacaatggcccagtggtgagggcagcggactcgcggtttcgattcccagaccagtcatggcgagtgtttattgaacaaaaacacctaaaagctccacaaggcccctgcaggggtggtggtgatccctgctgtactcttttgctacaactttctcccaccctttcttctgttggcctgctcccttagccagcagggtggcgtcatttgaaggctaaaactatgtgaagcgcattgtgaccagcgatgttctTAATTTTGATCTCGTTTGAATCGCAGAACAAGAGGTGGTTTCATGagtgttttttctttgtatttgtagAAAGAAATCCTATCAAGAAGAATGGCAGGCGTTTCTAAAAAGGATTATCAACAACTTTCAACGCAATCTGAGAATTCAAACACACAAGGTGAACTTATCCACTTGTTTGCTttgctctatatatatttatccatctttATCTTTTGCAGCTTGTCATTCATTGGACAGTGGCTATCCTGGGGTACAAGTCTGAAGAGTTTTAATCAAACTAACTGATCCCAGTTCTTACATTTTTCTAGGTATTGTTGGccccttttttgctgaaccactaagttacagggacataaaccaaCCCTGGTTCTCAAGTGCTGGCAgggtgacaaacatagacacacatacatatgacagtcttctttcagtttcttatatatattataggacaggcttcttttagtttccttatttctttactgcccacgcaCAATATATTGCCaatggtctcggtcacttgtcccTGCTTCTATGAGGCCCCAATACTGaaagagtgctttttatgtgccactagtgttggccacaactatgatttcacttcgcttgacaggtcttctcacaGATGAAAGTTggagacaggaagagcatccggtgTGTGGGAGGTATTGAACAgggcaaggcagcgagctggcagaaacgttagcacaccgggtgaaatgctttgcggtattttgtctgcggttactgagttcaaattccgccgatgtccactttgtcttttatcctttcgaggtcgacttaatccgtttgtctgtccttgtttgtactctctgtgtttagccccttgtgggtagtaaagaaataggtatccatgTTGGTGACAGATAAGAGGCACTCATGCTGGTAACATGTTAAAAGCactcaatcctttctattaaagggcTTAGGCTTGAAGACTTTGCCATTCtccctgagtgttaaactaatacacccatctttatttttcattttctgtaaatttgtacTACGATGTGAATCTTTCCAGtttcatcatcgttttacgtccgttttccgcgctagcatgggttggacggttcgaccaggggctgcaccaggctccatctgccaaatccacataCAAGGATCGGTCAGCCCGAGACCTTAATTAAAGACCCTTGCCCAAAGTATTCAAGCATCCAGTTCAACGCCCTGATTCCTGTCCCTTGTTAACACGGCCCCCAACATACTGAAACTTATTTTTGTTTGGTTAATTGTTTTTATCTCCTTGATTGGTTTATTTCAGGTGCATCTAATCTGCTGCCTCTGTCATGGAATGCACCTGAACAGAATCTGCAACGACCCCACGGTCCAAGCTCTCGGTCTTTCGTTAGTGACACAGGTGCCACCACGGCACAAGCTCACGTTAACGAATGTCAAAGATGTCATAATTAATTTCTCCAAGACGATAGAAATTCATACGAGAGAAAATCCAGATGGCAGCAGCAGCCATGAGGACGACGTAGGTTTTCTGTttcttgtccttcttcttctcatcttttttttttgcttcagctTCTCTTTCTTCAGCTGTCTTCTGCTGCTCTTCCTCTCCTTGCTCTTCCACTTCCTCCCCTTGCTCTTCCACCTCCTCTCCTCGCACCCCACTCCTCCCCTTGctcctctgttttttcttcttcctccttcccctCTACCTCCAATGCCTTTTTCCTGCTCTgtcttctgccctcccccacctacccttcctcttctccctctccttttctaCTCCCATAACCCCTCTtttccctcctcttctctctacCCCTCCTTGCATAAACCCAAATACCACCTTCAGGTATCCGATCGGGTCACAGTTCTTTTTCGTTCTACATTCTTCCCTTCTCCTCTTCTCCATTCCAGTTTTCCTGTGATGCCGTAATGGAAGCGTTGTCTCTTCGCAGAGCGACCAGTGCCAAAGAACTAGTTTTGGTAAGTTTAGTCTTCATCTCATTTCTTCACTTCACCATGCACCCATCCCCATCAGCACCAACCActgaggcacaatggcccaatagTTTGGACAGCGGTCGGAAGAGcgtagttttgattcccagaccgggcgttgtgtgtgtttatagagcaaaaacacctaaaagccccatgaggctctggcagggggtggtaacaacccctgttgtactctttcgccccagtttcttgtccccgacttcctacacaaccgctgagcctggatgcgcattcatccatccgtcgatgctctcggtgtcgggggttggcctgctttctcttctgtgggtcttacgaatagcaaaggaccacgtttcggtcTTCTCCCACAaggacgaagaccgctacgctcaacagcaacagcaggtggaggcacaatggcccaatggttagggcagcagactcgctgtcggagaatcgtggtttcgattcccagaccgggcgttgtgtgtgtttattgagcgaaaacacctaaagctccactaggctccggcagggggtggtggcgacccctgttgtactctttcgctccaactttctctcactctttcttcctgctcttggtgtcgggggttgacctgctttctcttctgcaggtcttacgaatagcaaaggaccacgcttcgggcttctcccatcttgcgagctctgggacgaagaccgtttgcTCAACAGCACCAACCCCTCCCACAcaccggatgctcttcctgtctccAACTTTCATCTGTGAGAAAAcctgtcaagccaaatgaaatcatagttgtggccaatgctagtggcacataaaaagcactctttCAGTATTGGGGTCTCATAGAAGCAGGGACAAGTAACCAAGACCATTGACAATATattgtgcatgagaagacccatcaaaccaataGCAGTCATAGCTGATGCTGTTGTTACATAACtggtacgtaaaaggcacccattacactcttggtgcCCTCCTCTGGACTGCaagctcctgtcaagctgtccaactcatgccagcatggaaaatcatTATCAAATGATGACAAAAAAGAACTTCTTATCACCATAGTAACACCCGTGTTCCCTTTGTTTCCCAGTTTGAAATCACAAATGTCTCTAATCTCTCATTAATTCCCTTGTTTCAGATGGTTGCTGCCATGCTGCGGGCCCTTGGTTTAAAAATCCGCATTGTTCTCTCCTTTCATCCGATACCCATGAAAGACACTAAGGTAAGTAGATGTctgaccagtgtttctcaacctttttaacatgtagtattacccattataataggtatatcatatctcCCTGAGAAAGTGTTTTTGTAAAATTTCCTAACTGTATAAATGTACAAAGATTTATTGAATTTCGAAAATCTGTCCATACTGTATCACCAcagagtgaatgttaaatagattGGAATGGGTTTATGTTCAATTCTCTTGTATAAGATAGGAAGGAaaataagatagaaagaaaaatagggaGCAAAAAATAAGGGGGAAGGTTACTGGAGGTAAAAGACAAGGGTAATAAAAgcgaaaaatagtaaaaataaggataataaagtTAGGaccacatataaataagaataaagtaataaaaacaagAGAGTTGAGACTATAAAGTAGAGTAAGAGATAAGACACTAAAGGGGTTGAGAATATGAATTTGGCTTTGATGGGATGGTAGGGGTCATAAATAACTTCTTAATTTCGAGGTTGTAATTTGATATTGTGATGAATGGTCAGTTTACACAAATCCACCACTACAAGTTACTAGttttataagtttgtgtgtgtgtgtatatacacacatatatataagtatgcctCTTTATACACAGCATTAAAAACAtggaattacacacacatatctacagttAAAAcctagtaaatatatacatacactattaagcatatatatagatatctatacacacacatgtatctttgtatacacgcacacacatgcatacatatatatatctgcatacagaGGAGGATGTGGCTAATAATACTAATCAACCATTTTGCAGGAAAAGACAAAAGTGAAGAGCCAGACCTCGAAAAAGACAAGCTCCGCACCTGACAATTCGGCAAAAGATGCCGAAAGTAATGCGGAATCAAGTGCAGGGGTTAAACAAACTGAAAGCAGGAAAGGAAAGAGCAAGGCCCCAAAGACAGTGAAAGTGAAACTAGAGCGAGAACCCTCAGAAGAAACTACTACAAAACTCAGGAAATGCCGCCCAAGTCGTGCACGGAAAGCAAATATAAGTTATAAAGATGCTGACAGTGATGACTCGTCGGATGAGATTAAGCCTGAAGTGAAGAAGGAACCCTCGAGGAAACCTACGCAAAAAGCAGCATcggaaaagtaaatattttttatttttgttatcattattattagtattattattccaTGACCCTAGTACTAGGGGGAGATATGGTGTTAACCTTCTCACCCCCCCCCCTTGACATTTTCTTGCTGTCTTCTTAGGAATGTGGATTTATTAGGAGGAGAGGGTTCCCAAGCCCCTCGCTCCTGCCCCCTTTTAGTTGCCTCTTATTATGCCACAAAGGGAATATGGTGACTGTATTCTATCGATCCCCCCACCTGCCCGTCCATTCGCAGGGGTGTTTGCTAGTTAATCCATAGATGGGGCCCTTGCAGATGCTACCACTCCGGgccagagtagacctgggaacagtagtggctaagaggtggttctACACTCCTGAAACCAGGGCCCAGGGTCccacattagttgtcaagtgatgttggggggggggagcacacacacatacatatctatatacatatatacgacaggcttctttcagtttccgtctaccaaatccactcacaaggctttagtcggcccaaggctatagtagaagacatttgctaaaggtgccacgcagtgggactgaacccggaaccatatggtcagGAAGCAAACCTCTTGCCACACCTGCACATGTATCATATTCTTTTGATTGATCTGTAGAGTCTTATTCCATGATTGATTGATAATCTATTTTGTGATGGATCTGTGTATTGATTTCGTATTCTGTGTTTCTGCTGTTACAGTTCCGGTTCATCGAACAGCGATTTTGAAGAGGACACAATTGAGTTTAGAAGTGCTGAGAAAAAGAAGACGAGTCGAAAGACGAAAACGGTTGCCAAGACGACATCTCACAAACTCCTCTCCAGCAGTTCTTCAGACAACAGTTTATCGGTCAAACACGGTAACTATATTCTCCATCTGAGAAATACTTAAATAGCTTAACCCGCCCCCCCCTTTTTTAGTCCCAGCGACCTTTGACACTTCACTTGGTAGCAAAAGGTTCACATTGAAATTAAAGACTTAATCCAAATTATTTAATCATAACTTTAATTATAAGCACCAtctgtttgtggccgtttgccagctgcgggtggcacgtaaaaagcactcactacactcgcagagtggttggcattaggaagggcatccagctgtagaaacactgcccgatcagactgggcctggtgcagccttctggcttcacagaccccagttgaaccgtccaacccatgctagcatggaaagcggacgctaaatgatgatgatgaactcgaAGAATGATACAAGAtataggtggggaacctatatgccaaggaaaccagccctaatgagccaggcatggctcaagaaggaacaagcatcatcatcatttaacgtccgctttccatgctagcatgggttggaaggttcaactggggtctggggagcccaaaagctgcaccagtccagtcagatctggcagtgtttctacagctggatgcccttcctaacgccaaccactccgagagtgtagtgggtgattttatgtgccaccgacacaggtgccagatgaggctggcaaacggccacgctcggatggtgttttttatgtgccaccgacacaggtgccagacgaggctggcagacggccacgctcggatggtgttttttatgtgccaccgaccagctggcagacggccacgctcggatggtgttttttatgtgccaccgacacaggtgccagacgaggctggcagacggccacgctcggatggtgtttttatgtgccaccgacacaggtgccagatgaggctggcaaacggccatgatcggatggtgtttgttacgtgcccacagcacggaggccagtcgatgcggtactggctacggccacgttcggatggttttcatgtgtgccacgtgccaccggcactggtaccacaaagatacaaattccattatgttcatctattttgatttgttgagcaaaacaccaccccaccgtccaatggacggtgctgagttgtcaaacatttaaaccaaattttctcaaaacaatttgtccgaccgtccccatagccctcccctttgagaaacactgatttgacctttactatatttttgttaattagcaaaaagttaaaaaatgtccATCCTCAAGCCtgacaatatttttattatattttttagatttagAGACTTGGATTGAGATTTAccttgaaaaagaaaacagatggcTTTGTAAGTATAACCTTGACTACATGTGGCTATATCACATGTGTAtagtcttatatatgtgtgtgtatatgtttgcgtgtttgtccccccaacattgcttgacaaccaatgctggtgtgtttatgtctccgtaacttagcagttcgacaaaagagagcaatagaataagtacttggcttacaaagaataagtatatgcatgcactggcagtgtgacccggcgttgccaggtcatagtgctagtttctgtttaaaccagccatatcaggccaaaattatcttcctgttttattctcaaaccagccagctctgacctctcacgcctaccctacaaagtcattctaaaaataaacagggacatcatcaaaatctcagttacaagatgctgtacaattaatttaaaacaatgtaattaaacaggctttacatttgacagagtaatctgaatgctaaaggcttaaattTCTTCGTCTTATGGCTGATGTTTTTGTATTCTTCTACTTTTCCTTCCAGCCGTGGACTGTGTTGATCATGTGTTTGATGACGTTGGTCACTTTGGCAAATTGTCCAGCCAGCAGCTAGTTTATGTTATTGCGTTTGATAATGGTGAGTAGCGTTAATCCTGCCgtcttcttttccctctttctgtctctctgatcCCTTTATTCCTGGTTTTATAGCTGTGAGGTGAAAGAGTTCAATTCCTAACCACAGACTTGGATCCCATTGCATGGAATCTTGGGCGAGTGGCTTCTAGCCCTGGCCCAACCACAACCTCGTAAATGGATTcatcaacatctgttttccatcaGCCATTGTTGATCCTCATGAAAATGCATTTGGTCGTACGAAGATTTACTTTTCCGTGCCTTGGGATCAGTATGAAACTAACTAGCCATTGATTAATGCTTCGTTTGGATAACGAGtcaattttgtgttttgtttcagATGGCTACCTCAAAGACTTGACTGCTCGCTACTCTGATGACTTCCTGGTGAAAACGAGAAAGCTACGAGTGGACAAAGAATGGTGGGATGAGACACTGAAGCCTTATGTAAATACGAGTGCAGACGATGTCAAAGAAGATGAGCAAATAAAAGGTCTAACacctttctttttagtttttgctGAACACGTTAATGAACAAGTAATTATGTAATCCTGGCAGTGATTTGCTGAAACACGTGTATGTTATACAATGCATAATTTgctatataccgtaaatccttgagtatagtccgcccttgagtataatatgcaggggattttttgggggctgtacctctgagaaacgtaaaccttgtgtataatatgcaccccttctctaatttGAGTCAAGAAGGtttatataacatccttggtttgtagtTCTCTATAGCGTCCAAGAACACTATACTTGTTGtatgtcctcgcattgttgtgttttcattaactatatatatatgtatgtatatatgtatatgtttatatatgtgtgtattatatatatatttgtatttatgtgtgtatatatactcatatatatatatatatatatatatattcacatgctcaTAGTAGCCAAATAATTTCTGCTGTATATCCAACtgtaaaattaaaaggaaaaaaaaattttgataataTTCCCATGCCATGTTCTTTCTAattgtttgaaaatatacaaatatatatatatgtatgtgtgtaaatttttcTTTCTACAGGCCAGCTTCTCGACCAACCTCTCCCGAAAACAATTGGTGAATTCAAAAGTCATCCTTTGTAAGTATTGGTGTCTTTTACTAATTAATCTGTGTTTAGCAATgaagaattctgtacattatttacatcggacgaatatgtgtcctcatcttgtttgctgttaccaCGTTTCGTCTAGTGGTtcagagcacaggctactaaccccaagattccgatttAATTTCCAAGcagtgccttaataataataataaatgccctgatgcagtggctctcgtggcttctgattgtaagtgtcatcatgtacattgttctgtctgggtataaaagatgccttaataataataataaagccctgatgcagtacaggcattggctctcgtggcttctgatcttaactgattggaagtgttatcatgtacattgttttgtcttggtataaaagatgggctacagcaaatattctgctcaataccacagatttgcttgtcagttgtttgaccttaaccagttgagcatgtcccttagtggctgacgatatgtgcatctctgatcacgagcagaagtagtgggggagcatcatagccatgtgttgagagggattctttggagtttcgataattcaccttcggaagcatgggtggttcgttcaacatccttaaacaacccttattcagggaccttttgagtgggatgggttacttcttaccacagagccatacctGTTCCTATCTCATACCTGTAATTATCTCATCTTTATCTTCAGGTGTAAATTCTTTCTTGAAAGCATTCAACCATAGTTTCTTTCACCTTTTTTTAGGTATGCCTTGAAGCGCCACCTCCTCAAGTTCGAAGCTATCTACCCCAACTCTGCAGTACCCCTAGGGTTCATTAGAAACGAACCAATTTATGCCAGAGAATGTGTGGTCCAGGTAAAGATGAAAATTCTAAATTATTAGGTCATAAGTTCAAGTCTTATCTACAGATATTGTTTAGCCCCAATCAGCCCTTATTGTAGAGCTGTGACCAAGGGCCTATTTGTTTGTCAGTCTATCTTTTCCATCGACCActactgcttaacttcccaagctaacttgtcatatctctcgacttttcttcttcatc from Octopus sinensis linkage group LG29, ASM634580v1, whole genome shotgun sequence harbors:
- the LOC115226113 gene encoding DNA repair protein complementing XP-C cells homolog isoform X2; amino-acid sequence: MRSKAVKTGSESSTADEVKSDLLSSGSRTRPRSAQKNYYESGNSDDSSSDGDEEQQNWKPKIQRPFSKARRSEETDSFSSEDDFEPEAKKIKSKKLGQNRSGQKAKTKLRIPITNSNRTRRGKNKDDEKEEGSSEDEERKGMKMGFSYNSKSLLLSSEGSDSDVPEPNSSFLKRDALEKCKQDIVGRHEREQKQAEVGKEQDVKGSGENRAAEESKGNIKSSVFNEFLLGVKDVNVDKCGTESKAEVDEKNVTRLKTSEKVGEPSKGKSSTKKKDKKELAAGSKSKGPHHVKGGGNDDEGGSEVGGKKGKRTNQRKTNVKKKETVKAGDVKKKGAIDEDDIRAMLIKVEGNKHLREQNMAGTTEDSSDSAWEEVADDPTCASSSTRQPQESIEITLEHEEWMKRKKKKKKSYQEEWQAFLKRIINNFQRNLRIQTHKVHLICCLCHGMHLNRICNDPTVQALGLSLVTQVPPRHKLTLTNVKDVIINFSKTIEIHTRENPDGSSSHEDDFSCDAVMEALSLRRATSAKELVLMVAAMLRALGLKIRIVLSFHPIPMKDTKEKTKVKSQTSKKTSSAPDNSAKDAESNAESSAGVKQTESRKGKSKAPKTVKVKLEREPSEETTTKLRKCRPSRARKANISYKDADSDDSSDEIKPEVKKEPSRKPTQKAASENSSNSDFEEDTIEFRSAEKKKTSRKTKTVAKTTSHKLLSSSSSDNSLSVKHDLETWIEIYLEKENRWLSVDCVDHVFDDVGHFGKLSSQQLVYVIAFDNDGYLKDLTARYSDDFLVKTRKLRVDKEWWDETLKPYVNTSADDVKEDEQIKGQLLDQPLPKTIGEFKSHPLYALKRHLLKFEAIYPNSAVPLGFIRNEPIYARECVVQLHARETWMKEGRCVKIGEEPYKMVKSRPKWNKPKENPDIPDLEVFGFWQTEVYVPPPAVNGKIPRNEYGNVELYKPSMLPGGTVHLTEPGLNRVARKLGLDCAAAMVGWDFHGGSSHPVFDGWIVCVEHKEKVLAEWHKEQQLAKERETAKREKRIYGNWKKLIRGLRIREALKRKYDLQEPEDFEEIQAEETKDKNTQSVAKSTLVATVDDGDEEDDDDDDDDYQPKNRQKPSKRKSPATKTKASEEDEEMSPSAKKKKKSTAKTKAIKKKK
- the LOC115226113 gene encoding DNA repair protein complementing XP-C cells homolog isoform X1, translated to MRSKAVKTGSESSTADEVKSDLLSSGSRTRPRSAQKNYYESGNSDDSSSDGDEEQQNWKPKIQRPFSKARRSEETDSFSSEDDFEPEAKKIKSKKLGQNRSGQKAKTKLRIPITNSNRTRRGKNKDDEKEEGSSEDEERKGMKMGFSYNSKSLLLSSEGSDSDVPEPNSSFLKRDALEKCKQDIVGRHEREQKQAEVGKEQDVKGSGENRAAEESKGNIKSSVFNEFLLGVKDVNVDKCGTESKAEVDEKNVTRLKTSEKVGEPSKGKSSTKKKDKKELAAGSKSKGPHHVKGGGNDDEGGSEVGGKKGKRTNQRKTNVKKKETVKAGDVKKKGAIDEDDIRAMLIKVEGNKHLREQNMAGTTEDSSDSAWEEVADDPTCASSSTRQPQESIEITLEHEEWMKRKKKKKKSYQEEWQAFLKRIINNFQRNLRIQTHKVHLICCLCHGMHLNRICNDPTVQALGLSLVTQVPPRHKLTLTNVKDVIINFSKTIEIHTRENPDGSSSHEDDFSCDAVMEALSLRRATSAKELVLMVAAMLRALGLKIRIVLSFHPIPMKDTKEKTKVKSQTSKKTSSAPDNSAKDAESNAESSAGVKQTESRKGKSKAPKTVKVKLEREPSEETTTKLRKCRPSRARKANISYKDADSDDSSDEIKPEVKKEPSRKPTQKAASENSGSSNSDFEEDTIEFRSAEKKKTSRKTKTVAKTTSHKLLSSSSSDNSLSVKHDLETWIEIYLEKENRWLSVDCVDHVFDDVGHFGKLSSQQLVYVIAFDNDGYLKDLTARYSDDFLVKTRKLRVDKEWWDETLKPYVNTSADDVKEDEQIKGQLLDQPLPKTIGEFKSHPLYALKRHLLKFEAIYPNSAVPLGFIRNEPIYARECVVQLHARETWMKEGRCVKIGEEPYKMVKSRPKWNKPKENPDIPDLEVFGFWQTEVYVPPPAVNGKIPRNEYGNVELYKPSMLPGGTVHLTEPGLNRVARKLGLDCAAAMVGWDFHGGSSHPVFDGWIVCVEHKEKVLAEWHKEQQLAKERETAKREKRIYGNWKKLIRGLRIREALKRKYDLQEPEDFEEIQAEETKDKNTQSVAKSTLVATVDDGDEEDDDDDDDDYQPKNRQKPSKRKSPATKTKASEEDEEMSPSAKKKKKSTAKTKAIKKKK